Proteins from a genomic interval of Dermacentor variabilis isolate Ectoservices chromosome 8, ASM5094787v1, whole genome shotgun sequence:
- the LOC142589650 gene encoding uncharacterized protein LOC142589650 — MATRSANEDIRKVLFKEKPQYVIGTVASQKTSDLLSTKAGIQFEHDVEVSQSSLEKELHEQRLQKLRAISEKLKEDAWKYEPIEKLLGM; from the exons ATGGCCACACGTTCAGCTAATGAAGATATCCGCAAGGTCTTGTTCAAAGAGAAGCCGCAGTATGTCATCGGCACAGTAG CTTCTCAGAAAACTTCCGACCTACTATCAACGAAGGCGGGCATACAGTTTGAACACGATGTCGAAGTCAGCCAGAGCTCATTGGAGAAAG AACTGCACGAACAAAGGCTCCAAAAGTTGCGAGCAATAAGCGAAAAGCTCAAGGAGGATGCCTGGAAGTATGAGCCGATTGAGAAACTGCTTGGCATGTAG